The proteins below come from a single Garra rufa chromosome 25, GarRuf1.0, whole genome shotgun sequence genomic window:
- the LOC141302061 gene encoding beta-1,3-galactosyl-O-glycosyl-glycoprotein beta-1,6-N-acetylglucosaminyltransferase 3-like, with protein sequence MGAKSQRAMKVIFIISVSMTMSILMLNYPGQRTTCPHKEEFNLNHSLKPDVGELRACSAIIQGDMDGVDKDAFRKLLTSKKRKSLLSESFYLNATKDCQAYIRDRGFLTGSLSKEEKDFPIAYSMVIHEKIEMFERLLRAIYTPHNVYCVHMDQRSPKIFKQAVRAITSCLNNVFVASKLESVIYASWSRVQADVNCMKDLLKSPVHWKYLLNTCGTDFPIKTNAEIVQSLKQLNGKNNMESETVQAKNWRWQYHHNVTNVVTRTDVKKSPPPIKSPMFSGNAYFVVSREFVEHIFKSKEIQNFMEWEKDTYSPDEHMWATLQRMPSVPGSNPPNAKYEQSDMNAIARLVKWSYHEGDLKNGAPYPPCTGMHRRAVCVYGAGDLKWIVKQHHLLANKFDPEVDDVAIKCMEAFLRYKAIYGRSLLTVQKSNIVL encoded by the coding sequence ATGGGAGCTAAGAGTCAGAGGGCTATGAAAGTAATCTTCATCATTTCTGTGAGTATGACCATGTCTATCCTTATGCTGAACTATCCAGGACAAAGAACAACTTGCCCTCACAAGGAAGAGTTTAACTTGAATCACTCACTAAAGCCGGATGTTGGAGAACTACGAGCTTGTTCTGCTATCATCCAAGGAGACATGGATGGAGTGGACAAGGATGCTTTCAGGAAGCTCCTGAcctctaaaaaaagaaaatcccTGCTATCAGAGTCATTCTACCTCAACGCAACCAAGGATTGTCAAGCCTACATTCGAGACAGAGGATTTCTAACGGGTTCTCTTAGTAAAGAGGAGAAAGATTTTCCTATTGCTTACTCCATGGTGATCCATGAGAAGATTGAGATGTTTGAAAGGCTCCTGAGAGCCATTTACACTCCTCACAATGTGTACTGTGTTCATATGGACCAGAGGTCTCCTAAGATCTTTAAACAAGCAGTAAGAGCCATCACATCTTGCCTGAATAACGTGTTTGTGGCCAGCAAACTGGAGAGTGTGATCTACGCCTCCTGGTCTCGAGTTCAAGCGGACGTCAACTGCATGAAGGATCTGCTCAAGTCACCTGTTCATTGGAAGTATCTGCTTAACACCTGTGGCACTGATTTCCCCATTAAAACCAATGCAGAAATAGTTCAGTCTCTAAAACAGTTGAACGGAAAGAACAATATGGAGTCTGAGACCGTACAGGCCAAAAACTGGCGCTGGCAGTATCATCACAACGTTACAAACGTTGTGACTCGGACAGATGTCAAAAAGTCCCCTCCACCAATAAAGAGCCCCATGTTCTCAGGAAATGCTTACTTCGTGGTTTCAAGAGAGTTTGTGGAGCACATCTTCAAAAGCAAAGAGATTCAGAACTTCATGGAATGGGAGAAAGACACCTACAGTCCAGATGAGCACATGTGGGCTACGTTACAGCGGATGCCTTCAGTACCAGGATCCAATCCTCCAAATGCCAAGTATGAGCAATCGGACATGAACGCAATTGCTCGGCTGGTGAAGTGGAGCTACCATGAAGGAGATCTGAAAAATGGGGCTCCCTACCCACCATGCACTGGGATGCACAGAAGGGCAGTGTGTGTCTATGGAGCTGGGGACTTGAAATGGATTGTGAAGCAACACCATCTTTTGGCAAACAAGTTTGATCCAGAAGTAGACGATGTAGCAATCAAATGCATGGAAGCCTTTTTAAGGTACAAAGCTATTTATGGTCGATCATTACTAACAGTTCAAAAATCAAACATAGTTTTATGA